In a genomic window of Micromonospora cremea:
- a CDS encoding alpha/beta fold hydrolase: MVDESGGQAGRGPVLLLLHGMGATGDVWLPWAPLLEQHWPGRWLAPDLAGHGWSAPLPSYSFAGFAERIAHGLAPDDRIVVLGHSLGGVVGLALAARAAGLPVDAVVGLGIKAVWSPDELTRAAELAARPIAWFASRTEAARRYLRVSGLSGLILPDHPVVDAGLRQVDGRWRLAMDPAAFAVGEPDLAALLAAADVPVVLARGEHDPMVTDAQLKEFGVPVATLPGLGHNAHVEDPAAVLALLDAYR; this comes from the coding sequence CGGCCGCGGGCCGGTCCTGCTGCTGCTGCACGGAATGGGGGCGACCGGCGACGTCTGGCTGCCCTGGGCGCCGCTGCTGGAGCAGCACTGGCCGGGGCGGTGGCTCGCACCGGACCTCGCCGGTCACGGCTGGTCGGCGCCGCTGCCGTCGTACTCGTTCGCTGGCTTCGCCGAGCGGATCGCCCACGGCCTGGCCCCCGACGACCGGATCGTCGTGCTCGGACACTCGCTGGGCGGGGTGGTCGGCCTCGCGCTGGCCGCCCGCGCCGCCGGCCTGCCGGTGGACGCGGTGGTCGGGCTGGGCATCAAGGCGGTCTGGTCGCCCGACGAGCTGACCCGCGCCGCCGAACTCGCCGCCCGACCGATCGCCTGGTTCGCCAGCCGCACCGAGGCGGCTCGCCGCTACCTGCGGGTCTCCGGGCTGTCCGGCCTGATCCTGCCGGACCATCCCGTGGTCGACGCCGGGCTGCGCCAGGTCGACGGCCGGTGGCGCCTCGCGATGGACCCGGCCGCGTTCGCTGTTGGCGAGCCGGACCTCGCCGCTCTGCTGGCGGCGGCCGACGTGCCGGTGGTGCTGGCCCGCGGCGAGCACGACCCGATGGTCACCGACGCGCAGCTCAAGGAGTTCGGCGTACCGGTCGCCACGCTGCCCGGGCTCGGGCACAACGCGCACGTGGAGGACCCCGCGGCGGTGCTGGCGTTGCTGGACGCGTACCGCTGA